A DNA window from Hevea brasiliensis isolate MT/VB/25A 57/8 chromosome 2, ASM3005281v1, whole genome shotgun sequence contains the following coding sequences:
- the LOC110647668 gene encoding protein BIG GRAIN 1-like E → MSITGLSETSKLSKKSFHCRNDSDELDVFEASRYFSGYNEVVGYNGATYTQKVMREDHRHPWRGGRMSLDVPMRNPLPQQSLTVEKQILKEKKCKQPNSPGGRLASFLNSLFNQTSSKKKKSKSATQSMKDEDESPSGRRKMRSSISHFRSSSTSDTKSLCSGFGTPPPYGHTPTKSRKDFRSYSDHKQVLSLSKHNENVKAITIHNEVLHEKRNTDLSWLDEKLKYSDGFSDKTKSLGHQYLEKDRKWVDQYPPERKEFRKFDEVDDGAESDSSSDLFELQNYDLGIYSSGLPVYETTHMDSIKRGAPISNGTL, encoded by the coding sequence ATGTCCATTACAGGACTCTCAGAAACATCTAAACTTAGCAAGAAATCGTTTCATTGCAGAAACGATTCTGACGAGCTTGATGTGTTTGAGGCATCAAGGTATTTCTCGGGATACAATGAAGTTGTGGGCTATAATGGTGCAACTTATACACAAAAAGTCATGAGAGAAGATCATAGACATCCTTGGAGAGGAGGAAGAATGAGTTTAGACGTACCGATGAGAAATCCACTACCTCAGCAGTCTCTCACAGTGGAAAAGCAAATACTGAAAGAGAAGAAATGTAAGCAACCAAACTCTCCAGGTGGTAGACTAGCTAGCTTCTTGAATTCTCTCTTCAACCAAACCAGCTCTAAAAAGAAGAAATCAAAGTCTGCCACACAATCAATGAAAGATGAGGATGAAAGCCCCAGTGGAAGAAGGAAAATGAGGAGCAGCATTAGTCATTTTCGAAGCTCAAGCACTTCTGATACAAAATCTTTGTGTTCTGGCTTTGGAACACCCCCTCCTTATGGACACACTCCTACAAAGAGCCGCAAggactttagaagctattcagatCACAAACAAGTACTTTCCTTGTCAAAACACAATGAAAATGTGAAAGCTATAACCATTCACAATGAGGTATTGCACGAGAAAAGGAACACAGATTTATCATGGTTGGATGAGAAACTTAAATACAGTGATGGATTTTCTGACAAAACCAAGAGCCTTGGTCATCAATATTTAGAGAAAGATAGGAAGTGGGTTGATCAGTATCCGCCAGAAAGGAAGGAATTTAGAAAGTTCGATGAGGTAGATGATGGGGCTGAGAGTGATTCAAGTTCTGATTTGTTTGAGTTGCAAAACTATGACTTGGGCATCTATTCAAGTGGTCTGCCTGTGTATGAGACAACACATATGGATAGCATCAAAAGGGGAGCACCAATTTCCAATGGCACCCTCTGA